In one bacterium BMS3Abin11 genomic region, the following are encoded:
- the hisS gene encoding histidine--tRNA ligase has product MNDQLPDDLTCWQHLEQTASVVFNQFGYSEIRLPVVEKTELFARSIGKATDIVEKEMYTFHDRNGDQLSLRPEATAGVVRAMLQHGLLHNAIQRVWYFGPMFRHERPQKGRYRQFHQIGVEAFGMAEADLDVEVISMTSQLWRKLRLTGVKLEINTLGSPESRMEYRDALVNYYQASRDSLDADSLRRLEINPLRILDSKDKAVIELNRSAPDILEYLDDASREHFERVQLLLGKLGISFIRNPNLVRGLDYYSRTVFEWTSDKLGAQSAICGGGRYDGLVEKLGGKSTPAAGFAIGMERLVELLTIEQLCQNRERQDVYIVQTSESALEIGISLAMELRDAGISVISNIGSTGFKSQLKKADRSGARLALIIGENELQTNSVTVKQLDNGIQFSVPIENLLTEISSYLIHHTKKTE; this is encoded by the coding sequence ATGAATGACCAGCTTCCCGATGACTTAACATGCTGGCAACACCTTGAACAAACGGCCAGTGTGGTTTTCAATCAATTTGGTTACAGCGAGATCAGGCTTCCAGTAGTTGAGAAAACGGAATTGTTTGCGCGATCTATTGGTAAAGCAACTGATATTGTTGAAAAGGAGATGTACACATTTCATGATAGAAATGGTGATCAACTGTCTCTCAGACCTGAAGCAACAGCAGGGGTAGTGCGTGCCATGTTACAGCATGGCCTGTTGCACAACGCAATTCAGCGTGTCTGGTACTTCGGACCTATGTTTCGTCATGAGCGTCCGCAAAAAGGCCGCTATCGACAGTTTCATCAGATAGGTGTGGAAGCTTTCGGCATGGCCGAAGCCGATCTGGATGTGGAAGTTATTTCAATGACCAGCCAGTTATGGAGAAAACTCAGACTGACTGGGGTAAAGCTCGAAATAAATACGCTTGGTAGCCCAGAATCTAGAATGGAATACCGTGATGCACTGGTCAACTACTACCAGGCTAGCCGGGACAGCCTGGACGCTGATTCCCTGCGTCGTCTGGAAATAAACCCGTTGCGTATCCTGGATAGCAAAGACAAGGCTGTCATTGAATTAAACAGATCTGCCCCGGATATACTTGAATACCTGGATGATGCATCCAGAGAACATTTTGAACGGGTCCAGTTGTTACTGGGAAAGCTTGGGATTAGCTTTATTCGGAACCCAAATCTGGTACGTGGCCTCGATTATTACAGCCGCACCGTTTTCGAGTGGACCTCCGATAAATTGGGTGCCCAGAGTGCCATCTGCGGTGGTGGACGTTACGATGGGCTGGTTGAGAAGCTGGGTGGCAAATCGACTCCCGCCGCAGGCTTTGCTATTGGCATGGAGCGGCTGGTTGAATTGTTGACAATCGAGCAACTTTGTCAGAACCGGGAAAGGCAGGATGTTTACATCGTTCAAACTTCAGAATCTGCCCTGGAAATTGGTATATCACTGGCAATGGAACTGCGCGATGCGGGTATTTCGGTGATTAGCAACATTGGCAGCACAGGTTTTAAAAGTCAGTTGAAAAAGGCCGATCGCAGTGGAGCCCGACTTGCATTAATAATTGGTGAAAATGAATTACAGACAAATTCAGTGACGGTAAAACAGCTGGATAATGGTATACAATTTTCAGTACCTATAGAAAATCTGCTTACTGAAATCAGCAGTTATTTAATACACCACACTAAAAAGACGGAGTGA